A region from the Thermanaeromonas toyohensis ToBE genome encodes:
- a CDS encoding DUF523 domain-containing protein: protein MENRPPILVSACLAGYHCKYNGGSNLVPEIKELVTRRQAIPVCPEKLGGLSIPRPPAEIQGGDGFDVLEGRARVVDKEGRDVTAAFLQGARATAELARALGTRVAILKERSPSCGIRAIYNGTFSGCTRTGCGVTAALLLRQGLQLFSEETWKE, encoded by the coding sequence ATGGAAAACCGACCCCCTATTCTTGTAAGCGCTTGCCTGGCAGGATATCACTGTAAGTATAATGGGGGCTCTAATCTGGTACCAGAAATTAAAGAACTTGTGACCCGGCGCCAGGCTATACCTGTATGTCCGGAAAAATTAGGGGGGCTATCCATACCTCGTCCGCCAGCGGAAATACAGGGTGGCGACGGCTTTGACGTCCTGGAAGGCCGGGCGCGGGTTGTAGATAAAGAGGGCCGCGATGTCACAGCCGCCTTTCTACAAGGAGCCAGGGCCACAGCAGAGTTAGCCCGTGCCCTGGGCACTAGGGTAGCCATCCTTAAAGAAAGAAGCCCCTCCTGCGGAATCCGGGCCATCTATAACGGTACCTTCAGCGGCTGCACTAGGACCGGCTGCGGGGTCACCGCTGCCCTGCTGTTAAGGCAAGGCCTTCAGCTTTTCAGCGAGGAAACTTGGAAAGAATGA
- a CDS encoding DUF6485 family protein has translation MAQCVNIAENKKMCTCTYEPCPRKGNCCACLLYHRRHGELPGCLFPPEVERTYDRSIDRFVAWFNRGRK, from the coding sequence ATGGCTCAGTGCGTTAATATAGCTGAAAATAAAAAGATGTGTACTTGTACGTATGAACCTTGTCCTAGAAAGGGTAACTGTTGTGCTTGCCTTCTTTACCATAGGAGGCATGGCGAGCTACCAGGGTGTTTGTTCCCACCAGAAGTAGAACGGACCTATGACCGCAGCATAGATCGCTTTGTAGCCTGGTTTAACCGGGGGCGGAAGTAA
- the rnhA gene encoding ribonuclease HI — protein MKPLKEVTIYTDGACSGNPGPGGWAAILLYGSHRKELSGAVPDTTNQRMELTAALEALRALKEPCRVKLYSDSAYLVNAFREGWIKRWQENGWRTAKKEPVENQDLWQELVRVASQHQVEWVKVTGHSDDEENNRCDALARAAISRLLKGE, from the coding sequence ATGAAGCCGCTTAAAGAAGTAACCATTTATACTGATGGGGCTTGTAGCGGAAACCCTGGACCGGGAGGTTGGGCTGCTATCCTCCTTTACGGCAGTCACCGAAAGGAACTTTCCGGGGCTGTGCCAGATACGACAAATCAGCGCATGGAGCTTACAGCTGCCCTGGAAGCTTTGAGGGCCCTGAAGGAGCCGTGCCGAGTAAAACTTTACAGTGATAGTGCTTATCTAGTGAACGCCTTCCGGGAAGGGTGGATTAAGCGGTGGCAAGAAAACGGTTGGCGGACAGCTAAAAAGGAACCGGTGGAAAACCAAGACTTATGGCAAGAGCTGGTACGGGTGGCTTCCCAACACCAGGTGGAATGGGTGAAAGTAACTGGCCATAGTGATGACGAAGAGAATAACCGGTGTGATGCGTTAGCCCGGGCGGCCATTTCTAGACTTCTCAAGGGAGAATAA
- a CDS encoding flavodoxin family protein produces MLIIGINGSPNRTGNTAYLIQEGLKAAASTGAQTVLIHVTDVLADQKHPFCNQCSSPCQGSCSRGNRLGEAYDLLRRADGILLGSPVYFGSVSAQLKAFWDKSRILRKEKALLNVVGAALAVGGSRFGGQETTLKALFDMMLVQGMMIIGDGYQDYDCGHHGGCSQAPAEEDEFARQRVRILGLRLAEVAAATMSLRRRDL; encoded by the coding sequence ATGCTGATCATAGGTATCAATGGAAGCCCTAACAGAACAGGTAATACAGCATATCTAATCCAGGAGGGATTAAAGGCGGCTGCCTCGACCGGTGCACAAACTGTGCTTATTCACGTGACGGATGTCCTAGCTGACCAAAAACATCCTTTTTGCAACCAGTGTAGCTCTCCCTGCCAGGGTTCCTGTTCCCGGGGTAACCGGTTAGGGGAAGCTTACGACTTATTGCGCCGGGCCGACGGTATACTTTTAGGTAGCCCGGTGTACTTCGGGAGCGTTTCTGCCCAGCTCAAAGCTTTCTGGGATAAAAGCCGTATTTTACGTAAAGAGAAAGCTTTGTTAAATGTAGTTGGGGCTGCCCTAGCTGTAGGTGGCAGCCGCTTCGGCGGGCAGGAGACTACTTTGAAGGCCCTTTTTGATATGATGTTGGTTCAGGGTATGATGATAATCGGGGATGGATACCAGGATTATGATTGTGGTCATCACGGAGGTTGTAGCCAGGCCCCTGCTGAGGAGGATGAATTTGCCCGGCAGCGAGTAAGGATTTTAGGCTTGCGGTTGGCTGAGGTAGCTGCTGCTACTATGTCCCTTCGTCGGAGGGACTTATAA